A DNA window from Halobacterium sp. DL1 contains the following coding sequences:
- a CDS encoding restriction endonuclease, with the protein MAVLDDLSGFEFEDVIEDVFRNLGYENVRQADRTADEGRDVLMEEVVDGTRRAIIVECKHTGTVGRPVVQKLHSAIATFDFDGPKRGMVVTTGRFTNPAQEYANRLQQNDDPHAIELLDGEDLREIADEIGLDLYNGRIEILCDETLRPYDPAADVDAAVEVAFRDIENIESADLPEPHSAVTFRPVVAVTADTNAVFETSVGVIHRINDRTRFVVHAERGQPQVVDEDVGTLVTENLHATVDLDAEQFGAVFDDVEENRFGQTQTEYKEWAVERLQQHHTTTVTYTGDNNVTYNKTCEPNRSDISVQTIEPVYLPEVRHTTDLQEYTYPYEYYAAGPSRVTAEDGIHRCVHCDTSGVDEPYTYCPNCGAISCDSHSKTERLEQEPVCTGCAVTERFALKTKYFYDEQNLKAFREEYAAMPLHEKAMENRLLAGGSVVVALLAVIVLLAGGGII; encoded by the coding sequence ATGGCTGTACTGGACGATCTCTCGGGGTTCGAGTTCGAGGATGTGATCGAGGACGTGTTCCGTAACCTCGGCTACGAGAACGTCCGCCAGGCCGACCGCACGGCTGACGAGGGTCGCGATGTCCTTATGGAGGAGGTCGTCGACGGAACGCGGCGTGCGATCATCGTCGAGTGTAAGCACACGGGGACGGTCGGACGCCCCGTCGTCCAGAAGCTCCACTCCGCCATAGCGACCTTCGACTTCGACGGCCCCAAACGCGGGATGGTCGTCACGACCGGCCGGTTTACGAACCCTGCTCAGGAGTACGCAAACCGCCTCCAGCAAAACGACGACCCACACGCAATCGAACTGCTCGATGGCGAGGACCTCCGGGAGATCGCCGACGAGATCGGCCTCGACCTCTACAACGGCCGCATCGAGATTCTCTGCGACGAGACGCTACGTCCCTACGATCCGGCCGCCGACGTCGACGCGGCCGTCGAGGTGGCATTTCGCGACATCGAGAACATCGAGAGCGCCGACCTCCCGGAACCACATTCGGCGGTGACGTTCCGCCCAGTGGTCGCGGTCACCGCGGACACGAACGCCGTCTTCGAGACGTCGGTGGGTGTCATCCACCGGATCAACGACCGGACGCGGTTCGTCGTCCACGCCGAACGCGGGCAGCCGCAGGTCGTCGACGAAGACGTCGGGACGCTGGTCACCGAGAACCTCCATGCGACGGTCGATCTCGACGCCGAGCAGTTCGGAGCAGTGTTCGACGACGTCGAGGAGAACCGGTTCGGCCAGACGCAGACCGAGTACAAGGAGTGGGCCGTCGAGCGGCTCCAGCAGCACCACACGACGACGGTGACCTACACCGGCGACAACAACGTCACATACAACAAGACCTGCGAGCCGAACCGCTCGGACATCTCCGTCCAGACGATCGAGCCGGTGTATCTCCCCGAGGTTCGGCACACCACTGACCTTCAGGAGTACACCTATCCTTACGAGTACTACGCAGCGGGTCCGTCCAGAGTGACCGCCGAGGACGGGATCCATCGGTGCGTCCACTGTGACACGAGCGGCGTCGACGAGCCGTACACGTATTGTCCGAACTGCGGGGCAATCTCCTGCGACAGTCATAGCAAGACCGAACGGCTTGAGCAGGAGCCGGTGTGTACGGGGTGTGCGGTCACCGAGCGATTTGCGTTGAAGACGAAGTACTTCTACGACGAACAGAACCTCAAGGCGTTCCGCGAGGAGTACGCGGCGATGCCCCTCCACGAGAAAGCGATGGAGAACAGGCTACTGGCCGGAGGGAGTGTGGTCGTGGCGCTTCTGGCGGTTATTGTCCTGCTCGCGGGTGGCGGCATCATCTAA
- a CDS encoding pyrrolo-quinoline quinone: MTLHTRRRLLATIGAASSAALAGCSTERFGGGWPRTTETTTDPIPGEERGWAQFGRTPGHAGFAPEVRVDDPDPVWSVNFEGGLTSPAVVEDRVFVHAGPAPESGEAGTVLALDGGGEERWRRTLPGGGGGSSGCPPVVHRGSVYVGGLDGVYALDARDGSPRWSRETSGSVNEAVLGRDDRVFASTGETLLALDTRGQEGWTYTTGDDRFSTAAPAAGSGYVLYTTRVLGSVVAIQPGTVGDPLTEWRYAPGETDFDTPTVVDGDAYIPGDRLHALSAATGEVRWTAPVRSTAGVSTDGDRLYLPIDDGALVALDTADGTERWRVSLASEEGVFLRTRPLVTERSVIVTTEKPGLDEPANTFAVDRRNGEVRWQREQPGNIGYDAVAAGGRLYVPVLWDFTLDRESGGTLVALAN; encoded by the coding sequence GTGACCCTCCATACGAGACGCCGACTACTCGCGACCATCGGGGCCGCCAGTAGCGCCGCCCTCGCCGGCTGCTCAACCGAGCGGTTCGGCGGAGGCTGGCCCCGAACTACTGAGACGACAACTGACCCGATTCCCGGTGAGGAACGCGGCTGGGCGCAGTTCGGTCGCACACCCGGTCATGCGGGGTTCGCCCCCGAGGTCCGGGTTGATGATCCCGACCCGGTCTGGTCGGTCAACTTCGAGGGTGGCCTGACCTCCCCGGCCGTGGTCGAGGATCGAGTGTTCGTTCACGCCGGGCCAGCCCCGGAGTCGGGCGAAGCTGGCACAGTGCTCGCCCTCGACGGGGGCGGCGAAGAACGCTGGCGGCGGACGCTGCCGGGTGGAGGCGGCGGGTCATCTGGGTGTCCCCCGGTCGTCCACCGCGGCTCTGTGTACGTCGGCGGCCTAGATGGGGTGTACGCGCTCGACGCCCGCGACGGGAGTCCGCGGTGGAGTCGGGAAACTTCCGGATCGGTGAACGAGGCAGTCCTCGGCCGCGATGATCGGGTATTCGCCTCTACTGGTGAGACGCTGCTGGCGCTCGACACGCGCGGCCAAGAAGGCTGGACCTACACCACCGGCGACGACCGATTCTCGACGGCCGCCCCCGCGGCTGGCAGCGGCTACGTCCTCTACACGACACGGGTGCTTGGGAGCGTCGTCGCCATCCAGCCCGGCACTGTTGGGGACCCGCTGACGGAGTGGCGGTACGCACCCGGAGAGACCGACTTCGACACCCCAACCGTGGTCGATGGCGACGCATACATCCCTGGCGACCGGCTCCACGCGCTGTCGGCCGCGACCGGGGAGGTTCGCTGGACGGCCCCCGTACGATCGACAGCCGGCGTCTCGACCGACGGGGACCGGCTCTACCTCCCGATCGATGACGGGGCGCTGGTGGCGCTCGACACCGCGGATGGCACCGAGCGCTGGCGTGTCTCCCTTGCCTCCGAGGAGGGCGTCTTCCTCCGGACTCGCCCGCTCGTGACCGAACGGTCTGTCATCGTCACTACTGAGAAGCCGGGACTTGATGAGCCGGCGAACACGTTCGCCGTCGACCGCCGGAACGGGGAGGTCCGCTGGCAACGCGAACAACCCGGTAACATCGGCTACGACGCGGTCGCAGCGGGCGGACGGCTCTACGTTCCGGTCCTTTGGGACTTCACCCTCGACAGAGAGAGCGGCGGGACACTAGTGGCACTGGCCAACTGA
- a CDS encoding transposase IS66, giving the protein MVADEKVEQLLERITALENRVDELEQEKTNLKQENQQLREENKRLRAKLRWYEGPHTPPSKDQSDQEESSSSSDADEDDEQPRTDGGTPGRKPGHDPEWRAAPDPDREIDVTCDCCPECGEGFDESAGVSPRLVEELPDPQPPEVTQYNRHHYECYSCGAETVASHPDCPDEGQFGVNVIAQAALSRYDHRLPYRKIADRFEQLHGLELSGASAWHATERAARAGRCEYEQIRRRIQHADVVHIDETGIKRDGEQAWMWTFRTDEHTLYAVRESRGSDVPVEVLGEDFAGTVVCDGWTAYPAFTSNLQRCWAHILREAEDVADKYEDGEPIHRHLTQMYVGLQSWLETDPSLRERAQMHRSSQNGLKSLVRCSATDDPVATLLGKIKGGIDHWLTFIGEPAVSPTNNAAENALREPVVLRKIIGTLRNDRGMFVHETLLSLLATSRQQGRNPYEKLKRIVRDNEMISRTHAVPSVESSG; this is encoded by the coding sequence ATGGTCGCTGACGAAAAAGTGGAGCAACTGCTTGAGCGGATCACTGCTCTCGAAAATCGCGTTGATGAACTTGAGCAGGAGAAAACAAACCTCAAGCAAGAGAATCAGCAACTCCGCGAAGAGAACAAACGTCTCAGAGCTAAGCTCCGGTGGTACGAGGGACCGCATACACCACCGAGCAAGGACCAGTCAGACCAAGAGGAGTCGTCGTCCTCGTCCGATGCGGACGAGGACGACGAACAGCCACGTACTGACGGTGGGACACCGGGTCGAAAGCCCGGACACGACCCTGAGTGGCGAGCCGCACCTGACCCAGATCGAGAAATCGACGTTACCTGTGACTGCTGTCCGGAGTGTGGCGAAGGGTTCGACGAGTCGGCGGGCGTCAGCCCCCGACTCGTCGAGGAACTCCCGGATCCACAGCCACCCGAAGTTACACAGTACAACCGCCATCACTACGAGTGCTACTCTTGTGGAGCCGAGACTGTCGCTTCACACCCCGACTGCCCCGACGAGGGGCAGTTCGGGGTGAACGTCATCGCCCAAGCCGCTCTTTCCAGATACGATCACCGCCTCCCCTACCGGAAGATCGCCGACCGCTTCGAGCAATTGCATGGCCTCGAACTCTCAGGTGCATCTGCGTGGCACGCGACCGAGCGCGCTGCGCGCGCCGGTCGCTGTGAATACGAACAGATCCGCCGACGGATTCAGCACGCTGACGTTGTTCACATCGACGAGACGGGAATCAAACGCGACGGCGAACAGGCGTGGATGTGGACGTTCAGGACGGACGAGCACACGCTGTACGCGGTCAGAGAGAGTCGCGGAAGCGATGTTCCCGTAGAAGTCCTCGGCGAGGACTTCGCGGGAACGGTCGTCTGCGATGGGTGGACGGCATATCCGGCATTCACCAGCAACCTCCAGCGGTGCTGGGCACATATTCTCCGCGAAGCGGAAGATGTCGCTGACAAGTACGAGGACGGAGAGCCAATTCACCGGCATCTCACGCAAATGTACGTCGGTCTCCAGTCGTGGCTGGAGACCGACCCGAGCCTTCGTGAGCGAGCACAGATGCACCGATCAAGCCAGAACGGACTCAAATCGCTCGTTAGGTGCTCAGCTACCGACGACCCAGTGGCAACACTGCTCGGGAAGATCAAAGGAGGGATCGACCACTGGCTCACCTTCATCGGTGAGCCAGCAGTCTCGCCAACGAACAACGCTGCGGAGAATGCGCTTCGTGAGCCGGTTGTTCTCCGGAAAATCATCGGGACGCTCCGCAACGACCGCGGGATGTTCGTTCACGAGACGTTGCTGTCCCTGCTGGCGACATCGCGCCAGCAGGGACGCAATCCCTACGAGAAGCTCAAGCGCATTGTCCGAGACAACGAGATGATTTCACGGACTCACGCTGTGCCATCCGTCGAGTCCTCGGGGTAA
- a CDS encoding metal ion permease yields MLAPLGPAVAEALRIGIGFLWTAAWAIIMGLVITSLVQVYVSKERMAAVLGDADMAGVTKATLFGAASSGCSFGAVAIGKGLFKKGAHVVNFLAFMFASTNLIVELGLMILILLGWEFLVAELLGGLILIAVMAVIVQLTLPETLFEEVRTELNQRDHDHGVTEDPTCGMEGRDEYSLVTDGGETLKFCSEGCMETYQQEVASSGSWRDELLSWGGWYKVGNQYRKEWSMLYTDVIAGFLISGFVIVFVPQWVWNTLFLQGDGILVSAENAVMGVAIAVISFVGSMGNVPFAVALWGGGVSFAGVIAFVYADLITVPVLNVYRKYYGWSVMLYILGVFFVTMAFTGFLMEQLFSVLGIVPDLAGGMTASEQTYFELNYTFYLNLIAFALSGFLLYVYRRGLGAPGQYRDPVCGMRTGEDGPTVIHDGDTYHFCSKACRRAFEETPEEFAMIDPTVSGAHDHH; encoded by the coding sequence ATGTTAGCACCACTGGGACCAGCGGTTGCCGAGGCCCTCCGGATCGGGATCGGCTTCCTCTGGACAGCCGCCTGGGCGATCATCATGGGATTAGTGATCACCAGTCTCGTCCAAGTTTACGTCTCGAAAGAACGAATGGCTGCCGTGCTTGGCGATGCCGATATGGCCGGTGTCACGAAGGCCACGCTGTTCGGCGCTGCCAGCAGCGGCTGTAGCTTCGGTGCGGTCGCCATCGGGAAGGGGCTCTTCAAAAAGGGTGCCCACGTCGTGAACTTCCTCGCGTTCATGTTCGCGTCGACGAACCTCATCGTCGAACTCGGATTGATGATCCTGATCCTGTTGGGCTGGGAGTTCCTCGTTGCCGAGTTACTCGGTGGTCTCATCCTCATCGCAGTGATGGCAGTGATCGTCCAGTTGACGCTTCCAGAAACCCTCTTTGAGGAGGTTCGCACCGAACTGAATCAGCGAGATCACGACCACGGCGTGACCGAGGATCCGACCTGCGGAATGGAGGGGCGAGACGAGTATTCGCTCGTCACGGATGGTGGCGAGACGCTGAAATTCTGTTCGGAGGGTTGTATGGAGACCTATCAGCAGGAGGTGGCCAGCAGTGGGAGCTGGCGAGACGAACTCCTGTCGTGGGGTGGCTGGTACAAGGTCGGCAACCAGTATCGCAAGGAGTGGTCGATGCTCTACACGGACGTGATAGCGGGCTTTCTGATCTCTGGATTCGTCATCGTGTTCGTCCCACAGTGGGTCTGGAACACGCTGTTTTTGCAGGGCGACGGCATCCTTGTCAGCGCTGAGAACGCAGTCATGGGCGTGGCTATCGCTGTTATTAGCTTCGTCGGTAGCATGGGAAACGTCCCGTTCGCCGTTGCGCTCTGGGGTGGCGGTGTGAGCTTCGCCGGTGTGATCGCCTTCGTCTATGCCGACCTCATTACAGTCCCCGTGCTCAACGTCTACCGGAAGTACTACGGCTGGAGTGTGATGCTGTATATCCTCGGCGTGTTCTTCGTGACGATGGCATTCACGGGGTTTCTCATGGAACAGCTATTTAGTGTGTTAGGGATCGTCCCCGATCTCGCTGGTGGCATGACTGCGAGCGAGCAGACCTATTTCGAACTGAACTATACGTTCTACCTCAATCTGATCGCGTTCGCACTCTCAGGATTCCTTCTCTACGTGTACCGACGCGGTCTGGGAGCACCCGGTCAGTACCGGGATCCTGTCTGTGGAATGCGAACCGGCGAGGATGGTCCAACCGTCATCCACGATGGTGATACCTACCATTTCTGTTCGAAGGCGTGTCGACGAGCCTTCGAGGAGACACCCGAGGAGTTCGCTATGATCGATCCAACAGTCTCGGGCGCTCACGATCACCATTGA
- a CDS encoding transposase ISH3 gives MKPTQADSEIEEEHLLNCVVNSLDEELAIDLGENVEVTTETLYEVLAGASAGGTSINHVCETTDDSPHANTVRGHLTDQFELDSVEAVGDTLLQRDTLETLPDRPVEVVADLHLDPYYGDEDETEALYSSQAKRGTTAFHAYATLYARVRNKRYTLAVRQLVAGETTSDVLAEFLELLDGLDLGVKAVYLDRGFYNSTGLKLLYAHNYAYVMPIVKWGETIQDELNSGWSREIEHDLAGEVTFPVFIDCVYQQGRCDEHGVARHGYAADAPFIDTPRDARNHYSKRFGIESSYRLAKQSLAFTSSQDAGLRLVMFVVSLLLQNSWRYLHWRYVAAPRRGGRRLWRWSFTEFCEMVLRAAWTALGVRRSVPANQPLDDRFFR, from the coding sequence GTGAAGCCTACCCAGGCAGACAGCGAGATAGAGGAAGAGCACCTGCTTAATTGTGTCGTCAACAGCCTCGACGAGGAACTTGCGATAGACCTCGGCGAGAATGTCGAGGTCACGACAGAGACGTTGTACGAGGTCCTCGCCGGCGCCAGCGCCGGCGGGACCTCAATCAACCACGTCTGCGAAACAACTGACGACTCGCCCCACGCCAATACCGTCCGTGGACATCTCACCGACCAGTTTGAGCTGGACTCCGTTGAGGCGGTTGGGGACACACTCCTGCAACGAGATACTCTTGAGACACTGCCGGATCGGCCGGTGGAGGTCGTCGCCGACCTCCACCTGGATCCTTACTACGGTGACGAGGACGAGACAGAGGCGCTGTACTCCTCGCAGGCTAAACGCGGAACCACGGCGTTTCACGCGTATGCGACGCTCTATGCGCGGGTACGAAACAAGCGGTACACGCTGGCGGTTCGCCAGTTAGTCGCTGGCGAGACCACCAGCGATGTCCTCGCTGAGTTTCTTGAACTGCTTGACGGCCTTGACCTCGGCGTCAAGGCCGTCTACCTCGATCGCGGATTCTACAACAGCACCGGTCTCAAACTGCTGTACGCGCACAACTACGCCTACGTGATGCCGATTGTCAAGTGGGGCGAAACGATTCAGGACGAACTCAACAGCGGCTGGAGCCGCGAGATTGAACACGATCTCGCCGGCGAGGTGACGTTTCCTGTGTTCATCGACTGTGTTTACCAGCAAGGACGGTGCGACGAACACGGGGTGGCGCGTCACGGCTACGCCGCTGACGCGCCGTTCATCGACACGCCACGAGATGCCCGAAACCACTACAGCAAACGCTTCGGCATCGAGTCGAGCTACCGATTAGCCAAGCAGAGCCTCGCGTTCACCAGTTCTCAGGATGCTGGACTGCGGCTGGTGATGTTTGTAGTGAGCCTATTGCTTCAGAACAGCTGGCGGTATCTTCACTGGAGGTACGTGGCGGCGCCCCGCCGCGGGGGGCGCCGCCTCTGGAGATGGTCGTTCACGGAGTTCTGTGAGATGGTGCTGCGGGCAGCCTGGACAGCGCTTGGTGTGCGCAGGTCTGTTCCAGCGAACCAACCACTCGACGACCGGTTCTTCCGGTAG